A part of Scleropages formosus chromosome 3, fSclFor1.1, whole genome shotgun sequence genomic DNA contains:
- the vwa2 gene encoding von Willebrand factor A domain-containing protein 2 isoform X3, which translates to MVRSIGSRIPKMHLPGQAALLSSLLLIQVRSCVSVQEIHASQEMIVKIDSAGESMRCSAPFDLLLLLDGSHSVGKGSFERCKHFAQKLVRALDVGPNKVRVGAVQFGSSPRLEFPLDSHLTEEELVRRLKKISYRGGSTQTGLALKYVLRKGFPGGRDGAAPRVLVLLSDGRSQGDPEPPALRLKRDGVAVFAVGVRYPRWEELHALASTPREQHVLFAEHFADAVNGLLSTLSASGVCAAAPPGCRAETFPCVQKTLETVKELQGNFMCWKGSKGYLPSASLCPYYRWNRVYKKHQTTCHRTVCSEPCDSTPCQNGGTCVSEGPETFRCLCPPGYGDNPTCDPQLTLECTVDLLFLVDGSSSLGLEGFLHFKSFLKRFLQVALGGDTPVNVGVAQYSSQVTMEAKVGEYRSVDELLRAVEATAYGRGGGGDPHTGAALQYVTRHGFTSRPVFADVQDDLPRVVVLLSGSPSADPVDEPARYARDREIFLVAVGPEALKAQLSNITGNLHRTVTYSAPGGLEAKIPELRTKICSVDNQGCPGQALDLVMVLDASAAVGRDNFARLRDFVRSVSVQFDINRDVAQIGLVAYGRMPVTAFDLDTHASGAAVLRAVGDVPYLGGASSTGSALLHVHSETLTVSRGARPGVNKAVVVVTDGAGAEDALVPAQKIRDNGVSIFVVGIGDVQRDSLLRIAGSVGRMVSVASYEDLQYFDEELVQMLCADAKRPVDLCRPNPCMNDGICILLRGSYHCECRGWEGPHCEYRSARPPTRGDLPRPASLRRSQWKSHKELRMQRRAARHRGHAHAAHADTHR; encoded by the exons atGGTCCGCAGCATCGGATCGCG AATTCCCAAGATGCACCTGCCCGGCCAAGCAGCTCTTCTTTCGTCACTGCTGTTGATTCAAG TGCGGTCCTGTGTCTCCGTTCAGGAGATTCACGCCAGTCAGGAGATGATCGTGAAGATCGactcagcaggagagt CCATGCGGTGCTCTGCCCCCTttgacctcctcctcctcctggatgGCTCTCACAGTGTGGGCAAAGGGAGCTTCGAGCGCTGCAAACACTTTGCCCAGAAGCTAGTCCGTGCGCTGGACGTAGGTCCTAACAAG GTGAGGGTCGGGGCCGTGCAGTTCGGATCCTCGCCCCGGTTGGAGTTCCCTCTGGATTCTCACCTGACCGAAGAAGAGCTCGTTAGGCGCTTGAAGAAGATATCCTACAG AGGTGGCAGCACTCAGACGGGCCTGGCGCTGAAGTATGTCCTGCGGAAAGGGTTCCCCGGGGGGCGCGACGGCGCAGCCCCCCGCGTTCTCGTCCTCCTTTCCGACGGCAGATCGCAGGGCGACCCTGAGCCCCCTGCCTTGCGGCTGAAGCGGGATGGAGTCGCCGTGTTTGCCGTGGGGGTCCGCTATCCCAG GTGGGAGGAGCTTCACGCCCTCGCCAGTACGCCCAGAGAGCAGCACGTGCTGTTTGCCGAACACTTCGCCGACGCCGTCAACGGCCTCCTCAGCACCCTGAGCGCCTCCGGCGTCTGTGCCGCAGCGCCGCCAG GCTGCCGGGCGGAGACCTTCCCTTGCGTGCAGAAAACCCTGGAGACGGTTAAGGAGCTGCAGGGCAACTTTATGTGCTGGAAAGGGTCCAAGGGCTACTTACCTTCCGCCTCCCTCTGCCCGTACTACAG GTGGAACAGGGTGTATAAGAAACACCAGACGACTTGCCACAGAACCGTCTGTTCAG AACCCTGCGATTCCACCCCCTGCCAGAACGGGGGCACCTGCGTGTCCGAGGGGCCGGAGACGTTCCGGTGCTTGTGCCCCCCGGGGTACGGCGACAACCCCACCTGCG ACCCCCAGCTGACCCTGGAGTGTACCGTGGACCTCTTGTTCCTTGTGGATGGCTCCTCCAGTCTTGGCCTCGAGGGCTTCCTGCACTTCAAGTCCTTCCTCAAGCGCTTTCTTCAGGTGGCGCTGGGGGGCGACACCCCGGTAAATGTGGGCGTGGCCCAGTACAGCAGCCAGGTGACGATGGAGGCGAAGGTGGGCGAGTACCGCAGCGTGGACGAGCTGCTGCGGGCGGTGGAGGCCACGGCCTACggacgcggcggcggcggcgacccTCACACGGGTGCGGCGCTGCAGTACGTCACGCGGCACGGGTTCACGAGCCGTCCCGTGTTCGCCGACGTGCAGGACGACCTGCCCCGGGTCGTGGTGCTGCTCTCGGGCTCCCCGTCCGCCGACCCCGTGGACGAGCCGGCCAGGTACGCTCGAGACCGCGAGATCTTCCTCGTGGCGGTGGGACCCGAGGCGCTGAAGGCCCAGCTGAGCAACATCACGGGGAACCTGCACCGAACCGTGACCTACAGCGCCCCCGGTGGCCTGGAGGCAAAGATTCCTGAGCTACGAACCAAGATTTGCAGCGTAGACAACCaag GCTGCCCAGGTCAGGCTCTCGACCTGGTCATGGTTCTGGATGCATCGGCCGCTGTGGGACGGGACAACTTCGCACGCCTGCGGGACTTTGTGAGGAGCGTCTCTGTGCAGTTTGACATCAACCGCGATGTGGCCCAGATCGGCCTGGTGGCGTACGGCCGCATGCCTGTGACGGCGTTTGACCTGGACACCCACGCCTCGGGGGCGGCGGTGCTGCGAGCTGTGGGAGATGTGCCGTACCTGGGCGGGGCTTCGTCCACAGGCAGCGCCCTGCTGCACGTCCACAGTGAGACCCTCACCGTGTCCCGAGGAGCGCGGCCCGGCGTCAACAAGGCCGTCGTGGTCGTCACGGATGGGGCCGGAGCCGAAGACGCTCTGGTTCCGGCACAGAAGATACGGGACAACGGCGTTTCCATCTTCGTCGTCGGCATTGGGGACGTCCAGAGGGACAGTCTGCTGCGCATCGCTGGCTCCGTGGGCCGCATGGTGTCCGTGGCGTCCTACGAGGACCTGCAGTACTTCGATGAGGAGCTCGTGCAGATGTTGTGTGCAG ATGCCAAGCGACCCGTGGATCTGTGCAGGCCCAACCCATGCATGAATGACGGGATCTGCATCCTCCTGCGGGGCAGCTACCACTGCGAGTGCCGGGGCTGGGAGGGGCCGCACTGCGAGTACC GTTCTGCTCGGCCTCCGACCCGAGGTGACCTCCCGCGGCCCGCGAGCCTCAGACGCTCCCAGTGGAAGAGCCATAAAGAGCTGCGGATGCAGCGCAGAGCCGCGCGCCACCGAGGACACGCGCACGCCGCGCACGCTGACACACACCGTTAA
- the vwa2 gene encoding von Willebrand factor A domain-containing protein 2 isoform X1, whose amino-acid sequence MVRSIGSRIPKMHLPGQAALLSSLLLIQVRSCVSVQEIHASQEMIVKIDSAGESMRCSAPFDLLLLLDGSHSVGKGSFERCKHFAQKLVRALDVGPNKVRVGAVQFGSSPRLEFPLDSHLTEEELVRRLKKISYRGGSTQTGLALKYVLRKGFPGGRDGAAPRVLVLLSDGRSQGDPEPPALRLKRDGVAVFAVGVRYPRWEELHALASTPREQHVLFAEHFADAVNGLLSTLSASGVCAAAPPGCRAETFPCVQKTLETVKELQGNFMCWKGSKGYLPSASLCPYYRWNRVYKKHQTTCHRTVCSEPCDSTPCQNGGTCVSEGPETFRCLCPPGYGDNPTCDPQLTLECTVDLLFLVDGSSSLGLEGFLHFKSFLKRFLQVALGGDTPVNVGVAQYSSQVTMEAKVGEYRSVDELLRAVEATAYGRGGGGDPHTGAALQYVTRHGFTSRPVFADVQDDLPRVVVLLSGSPSADPVDEPARYARDREIFLVAVGPEALKAQLSNITGNLHRTVTYSAPGGLEAKIPELRTKICSVDNQGCPGQALDLVMVLDASAAVGRDNFARLRDFVRSVSVQFDINRDVAQIGLVAYGRMPVTAFDLDTHASGAAVLRAVGDVPYLGGASSTGSALLHVHSETLTVSRGARPGVNKAVVVVTDGAGAEDALVPAQKIRDNGVSIFVVGIGDVQRDSLLRIAGSVGRMVSVASYEDLQYFDEELVQMLCADAKRPVDLCRPNPCMNDGICILLRGSYHCECRGWEGPHCEYREFPAQRPPPAGARCSVLELHTRCWCAFAGSARPPTRGDLPRPASLRRSQWKSHKELRMQRRAARHRGHAHAAHADTHR is encoded by the exons atGGTCCGCAGCATCGGATCGCG AATTCCCAAGATGCACCTGCCCGGCCAAGCAGCTCTTCTTTCGTCACTGCTGTTGATTCAAG TGCGGTCCTGTGTCTCCGTTCAGGAGATTCACGCCAGTCAGGAGATGATCGTGAAGATCGactcagcaggagagt CCATGCGGTGCTCTGCCCCCTttgacctcctcctcctcctggatgGCTCTCACAGTGTGGGCAAAGGGAGCTTCGAGCGCTGCAAACACTTTGCCCAGAAGCTAGTCCGTGCGCTGGACGTAGGTCCTAACAAG GTGAGGGTCGGGGCCGTGCAGTTCGGATCCTCGCCCCGGTTGGAGTTCCCTCTGGATTCTCACCTGACCGAAGAAGAGCTCGTTAGGCGCTTGAAGAAGATATCCTACAG AGGTGGCAGCACTCAGACGGGCCTGGCGCTGAAGTATGTCCTGCGGAAAGGGTTCCCCGGGGGGCGCGACGGCGCAGCCCCCCGCGTTCTCGTCCTCCTTTCCGACGGCAGATCGCAGGGCGACCCTGAGCCCCCTGCCTTGCGGCTGAAGCGGGATGGAGTCGCCGTGTTTGCCGTGGGGGTCCGCTATCCCAG GTGGGAGGAGCTTCACGCCCTCGCCAGTACGCCCAGAGAGCAGCACGTGCTGTTTGCCGAACACTTCGCCGACGCCGTCAACGGCCTCCTCAGCACCCTGAGCGCCTCCGGCGTCTGTGCCGCAGCGCCGCCAG GCTGCCGGGCGGAGACCTTCCCTTGCGTGCAGAAAACCCTGGAGACGGTTAAGGAGCTGCAGGGCAACTTTATGTGCTGGAAAGGGTCCAAGGGCTACTTACCTTCCGCCTCCCTCTGCCCGTACTACAG GTGGAACAGGGTGTATAAGAAACACCAGACGACTTGCCACAGAACCGTCTGTTCAG AACCCTGCGATTCCACCCCCTGCCAGAACGGGGGCACCTGCGTGTCCGAGGGGCCGGAGACGTTCCGGTGCTTGTGCCCCCCGGGGTACGGCGACAACCCCACCTGCG ACCCCCAGCTGACCCTGGAGTGTACCGTGGACCTCTTGTTCCTTGTGGATGGCTCCTCCAGTCTTGGCCTCGAGGGCTTCCTGCACTTCAAGTCCTTCCTCAAGCGCTTTCTTCAGGTGGCGCTGGGGGGCGACACCCCGGTAAATGTGGGCGTGGCCCAGTACAGCAGCCAGGTGACGATGGAGGCGAAGGTGGGCGAGTACCGCAGCGTGGACGAGCTGCTGCGGGCGGTGGAGGCCACGGCCTACggacgcggcggcggcggcgacccTCACACGGGTGCGGCGCTGCAGTACGTCACGCGGCACGGGTTCACGAGCCGTCCCGTGTTCGCCGACGTGCAGGACGACCTGCCCCGGGTCGTGGTGCTGCTCTCGGGCTCCCCGTCCGCCGACCCCGTGGACGAGCCGGCCAGGTACGCTCGAGACCGCGAGATCTTCCTCGTGGCGGTGGGACCCGAGGCGCTGAAGGCCCAGCTGAGCAACATCACGGGGAACCTGCACCGAACCGTGACCTACAGCGCCCCCGGTGGCCTGGAGGCAAAGATTCCTGAGCTACGAACCAAGATTTGCAGCGTAGACAACCaag GCTGCCCAGGTCAGGCTCTCGACCTGGTCATGGTTCTGGATGCATCGGCCGCTGTGGGACGGGACAACTTCGCACGCCTGCGGGACTTTGTGAGGAGCGTCTCTGTGCAGTTTGACATCAACCGCGATGTGGCCCAGATCGGCCTGGTGGCGTACGGCCGCATGCCTGTGACGGCGTTTGACCTGGACACCCACGCCTCGGGGGCGGCGGTGCTGCGAGCTGTGGGAGATGTGCCGTACCTGGGCGGGGCTTCGTCCACAGGCAGCGCCCTGCTGCACGTCCACAGTGAGACCCTCACCGTGTCCCGAGGAGCGCGGCCCGGCGTCAACAAGGCCGTCGTGGTCGTCACGGATGGGGCCGGAGCCGAAGACGCTCTGGTTCCGGCACAGAAGATACGGGACAACGGCGTTTCCATCTTCGTCGTCGGCATTGGGGACGTCCAGAGGGACAGTCTGCTGCGCATCGCTGGCTCCGTGGGCCGCATGGTGTCCGTGGCGTCCTACGAGGACCTGCAGTACTTCGATGAGGAGCTCGTGCAGATGTTGTGTGCAG ATGCCAAGCGACCCGTGGATCTGTGCAGGCCCAACCCATGCATGAATGACGGGATCTGCATCCTCCTGCGGGGCAGCTACCACTGCGAGTGCCGGGGCTGGGAGGGGCCGCACTGCGAGTACCGTGAGTTCCCTGCTCAGCGACCCCCACCTGCTGGCGCCCGATGCTCAGTGCTGGAGTTACACACGCGGTGCTGGTGTGCGTTCGCAGGTTCTGCTCGGCCTCCGACCCGAGGTGACCTCCCGCGGCCCGCGAGCCTCAGACGCTCCCAGTGGAAGAGCCATAAAGAGCTGCGGATGCAGCGCAGAGCCGCGCGCCACCGAGGACACGCGCACGCCGCGCACGCTGACACACACCGTTAA
- the afap1l2 gene encoding actin filament-associated protein 1-like 2 encodes MERHTVLEQLLNELERFLKVLDRENLSSEATVQKSLLSDLLKSYLSANGANSGCDEEYIYMNKVMVSGPIQDKKPCGKAESLDALTNGLLGKYISPPQKSLPELPLPRLCSLPLPEPPEGYYEEAQPYDTATNDDCEAVSSSYESYDEEETTKGKSAAQHQWPSTEASIELMKDSRICAFLWRKKWLGQWAKQLCVVREQRLLCYKSSKDQTPQLDVSLVGCTVVYKEKQVKKKEHRLKVVPVGAEAIVLGLQSKEQAEQWLKVIQEVSGKPLEPSEASQSSSESPRLACPKGELSERHSVASESGSSTDSHAETTDAKDGKKRYGAALMLSNLLNIGKKNPSSLESPEKLVDTSGYLNVLVNSQWRARWCLIKNGQLWFYQDKAKTKVAQQPLSLEGCMILPDPSPEHLYSFRIEQDGEQRATLEAKSSADMGHWLGLLLSQTGSKTSPEELTYDYVDTERISCIVSAAKNSMYLMQRRFSEPNAYTDNLHTAPDDSDDIYDNVANTDPEQEETQQSSGETVTGDQDSPDRIYLDLIPVRSFLHNNNACRKSHQRSREPSPMGRGTEKEETMNQSVSPPPPEPRPPHTLLPPSQEPSAPPTSPRPEPEPLTIAVQVQSQLPPSEENPKKPFRRSRSPQPSKPLRSCKGGSEGAERPRSTAPAEVKLGKNRTEADVLKFTEERDRLEKEKEQVRNTLSTLRGQRKELKEALATAQDPAQHSSLEAQLKEMEELCRAEERRRVDLELQLVEVKESLKKVEAGPFTLGTAVDSGLLDTNILTSTLKVTTPSSAAPAASPSNGDSSPVNSASSLKNRPLSTVVSSKGKVLQKAKEWEKKSMT; translated from the exons TcttggagcagctgctgaacGAGCTCGAGCGCTTCCTCAAAGTCCTGGACCGTGAGAACCTGAGCAGCGAAGCCACGGTGCAGAAGAGCCTGCTGTCAGACCTGCTCAAGTCTTACCTGTCGGCCAACG GTGCAAACTCAGGATGCGATGAGGAGTACATCTACATGAACAAGGTGATGGTCAGCGGGCCAATCCAGGACAAGAAACCCTGTGGCAAGG CAGAGTCGCTGGATGCTTTGACCAATGGCCTGCTGGGAAAATACATCTCACCCCCTCAGAAGAGCCTGCCAGAGCTGCCCCTGCCGCGGCTG TGTTCGCTGCCCCTGCCAGAGCCCCCCGAGGGCTACTACGAAGAGGCCCAGCCCTACGACACCGCCACCAACG ACGACTGCGAGGCGGTGAGCAGCTCGTACGAGTCGTACGACGAAGAGGAGACCACCAAGGGTAAATCGGCAGCCCAGCATCAGTGGCCGTCCACGGAAGCGTCCATCGAGCTCATGAAGGACTCGCGCATCTGCGCCTTCCTCTGGAGGAAGAAGTGGCTCGGTCAGTGGGCCAAGCAGCTGTGTGTCGTCCGGGAACAGCGCCTCCTG TGTTACAAGAGCTCCAAGGACCAGACCCCCCAGCTGGATGTCAGCCTCGTGGGCTGCACTGTGGTCTACAAAGAGAAGCAggtgaagaagaaggagcaCAGATTAAAGGTGGTGCCGGTGGGCGCAGAAGCAATCGTGTTGGGCCTCCAAAGCAAGGAGCAAGCAGAGCAGTGGCTAAAG GTCATCCAGGAGGTCAGCGGCAAACCTCTGGAACCTTCAGAAGCATCCCAGTCCTCCTCCGAGTCCCCTCGGCTTGCGTGCCCCAAG GGGGAGCTCAGCGAGCGACACTCTGTAGCATCTGAGAGCGGCAGCAGCACCGACAGCCATGCAGAAACCACAGATGCAAAAGATG GGAAGAAGCGGTATGGTGCAGCCCTGATGCTCAGTAACCTTCTGAACATCGGCAAAAAGAACCCATCCTCCTTAGAGAGTCCAGAGAAGCTGGTGGACACATCTG GTTACCTGAACGTGCTGGTGAACAGCCAGTGGAGAGCTCGTTGGTGTCTCATCAAGAATGGGCAGCTGTGGTTCTACCAGGACAAGGCCAAGACCAAAGTGGCCCAGCAGCCCCTGTCCCTGGAGGGCTGCATGATCCTGCCCGACCCCAGCCCGGAGCACCTCTACTCGTTCCGCATCGAGCAGGATGGCGAACAGCGGGCCACCCTAGAG GCCAAGTCGTCTGCAGACATGGGCCACTGGCTGGGGCTCCTGCTGTCGCAGACGGGCTCCAAGACCAGTCCCGAGGAGCTCACCTACGACTACGTGGACACCGAGCGCATCTCCTGCATAGTCAGCGCAGCCAAGAACTCCATGTA CCTGATGCAGAGGAGGTTCTCCGAGCCCAACGCCTACACAGACAACCTTCACACGGCTCCCGACGACTCGGACGACATCTACGACAACGTGGCAAACACAGACCCCGAGCAGGAG GAGACCCAGCAGAGCAGCGGAGAGACGGTCACGGGGGACCAGGACTCGCCCGACCGCATCTACTTGGACCTGATCCCCGTGCGCTCGTTCCTTCACAACAACAACGCCTGCAGGAAGTCTCATCAGCGGTCCCGCGAGCCCAGCCCCATGGGGAGGGGCACGGAGAAGGAGGAGACGATGAACCAG AGCGTCTCTCCACCGCCTCCAGAGCCACGGCCCCCACACACCCTCTTGCCCCCCTCACAGGAGCCCAGTGCCCCCCCGACCTCACCGAGACCAGAACCGGAGCCACTGACCATCGCTGTCCAAGTCCAGTCCCAACTTCCCCCTAGCGAGGAGAACCCAAAGAAACCCTTTCGCAGGTCCCGCAGCCCCCAGCCCAGTAAACCTCTCAGGTCCTGCAAAGGTGGGTCCGAGGGGGCGGAGAGGCCCCGGTCAACGGCTCCAGCTGAGGTCAAGCTGGGCAAGAACCGCACAGAGGCAGATGTGCTCAAATTCACCGAGGAGCGAGAccggctggagaaggagaaggagcaggtGCGCAATACCCTGTCCACGCTACGCGGCCAGAGAAAGGAGCTGAAGGAGGCGCTAGCTACCGCTCAAG ACCCTGCCCAGCATAGCTCTCTGGAGGCTCAGCtcaaggagatggaggagctgtGTCGTGCGGAGGAGCGGCGCCGGGTAGATCTGGAACTGCAGCTGGTGGAGGTGAAGGAGAGCCTGAAGAAAGTGGAAGCGGGACCCTTCACACTCGGCACGGCTGTGGACAGCGGCCTCCTGGACACAAACATCCTGACGTCCACG CTGAAGGTGACCACACCCAGCAGCGCAGCGCCTGCAGCGTCCCCCAGTAACGGGGACAGTTCGCCAGTCAACTCAGCTTCATCCTTGAAGAACAGACCCCTATCAACTGTGGTGTCCAGCAAAGGGAAGGTCCTGCAGAAGGCTAAG GAATGGGAGAAGAAATCCATGACCTAG
- the vwa2 gene encoding von Willebrand factor A domain-containing protein 2 isoform X2, whose product MHLPGQAALLSSLLLIQVRSCVSVQEIHASQEMIVKIDSAGESMRCSAPFDLLLLLDGSHSVGKGSFERCKHFAQKLVRALDVGPNKVRVGAVQFGSSPRLEFPLDSHLTEEELVRRLKKISYRGGSTQTGLALKYVLRKGFPGGRDGAAPRVLVLLSDGRSQGDPEPPALRLKRDGVAVFAVGVRYPRWEELHALASTPREQHVLFAEHFADAVNGLLSTLSASGVCAAAPPGCRAETFPCVQKTLETVKELQGNFMCWKGSKGYLPSASLCPYYRWNRVYKKHQTTCHRTVCSEPCDSTPCQNGGTCVSEGPETFRCLCPPGYGDNPTCDPQLTLECTVDLLFLVDGSSSLGLEGFLHFKSFLKRFLQVALGGDTPVNVGVAQYSSQVTMEAKVGEYRSVDELLRAVEATAYGRGGGGDPHTGAALQYVTRHGFTSRPVFADVQDDLPRVVVLLSGSPSADPVDEPARYARDREIFLVAVGPEALKAQLSNITGNLHRTVTYSAPGGLEAKIPELRTKICSVDNQGCPGQALDLVMVLDASAAVGRDNFARLRDFVRSVSVQFDINRDVAQIGLVAYGRMPVTAFDLDTHASGAAVLRAVGDVPYLGGASSTGSALLHVHSETLTVSRGARPGVNKAVVVVTDGAGAEDALVPAQKIRDNGVSIFVVGIGDVQRDSLLRIAGSVGRMVSVASYEDLQYFDEELVQMLCADAKRPVDLCRPNPCMNDGICILLRGSYHCECRGWEGPHCEYREFPAQRPPPAGARCSVLELHTRCWCAFAGSARPPTRGDLPRPASLRRSQWKSHKELRMQRRAARHRGHAHAAHADTHR is encoded by the exons ATGCACCTGCCCGGCCAAGCAGCTCTTCTTTCGTCACTGCTGTTGATTCAAG TGCGGTCCTGTGTCTCCGTTCAGGAGATTCACGCCAGTCAGGAGATGATCGTGAAGATCGactcagcaggagagt CCATGCGGTGCTCTGCCCCCTttgacctcctcctcctcctggatgGCTCTCACAGTGTGGGCAAAGGGAGCTTCGAGCGCTGCAAACACTTTGCCCAGAAGCTAGTCCGTGCGCTGGACGTAGGTCCTAACAAG GTGAGGGTCGGGGCCGTGCAGTTCGGATCCTCGCCCCGGTTGGAGTTCCCTCTGGATTCTCACCTGACCGAAGAAGAGCTCGTTAGGCGCTTGAAGAAGATATCCTACAG AGGTGGCAGCACTCAGACGGGCCTGGCGCTGAAGTATGTCCTGCGGAAAGGGTTCCCCGGGGGGCGCGACGGCGCAGCCCCCCGCGTTCTCGTCCTCCTTTCCGACGGCAGATCGCAGGGCGACCCTGAGCCCCCTGCCTTGCGGCTGAAGCGGGATGGAGTCGCCGTGTTTGCCGTGGGGGTCCGCTATCCCAG GTGGGAGGAGCTTCACGCCCTCGCCAGTACGCCCAGAGAGCAGCACGTGCTGTTTGCCGAACACTTCGCCGACGCCGTCAACGGCCTCCTCAGCACCCTGAGCGCCTCCGGCGTCTGTGCCGCAGCGCCGCCAG GCTGCCGGGCGGAGACCTTCCCTTGCGTGCAGAAAACCCTGGAGACGGTTAAGGAGCTGCAGGGCAACTTTATGTGCTGGAAAGGGTCCAAGGGCTACTTACCTTCCGCCTCCCTCTGCCCGTACTACAG GTGGAACAGGGTGTATAAGAAACACCAGACGACTTGCCACAGAACCGTCTGTTCAG AACCCTGCGATTCCACCCCCTGCCAGAACGGGGGCACCTGCGTGTCCGAGGGGCCGGAGACGTTCCGGTGCTTGTGCCCCCCGGGGTACGGCGACAACCCCACCTGCG ACCCCCAGCTGACCCTGGAGTGTACCGTGGACCTCTTGTTCCTTGTGGATGGCTCCTCCAGTCTTGGCCTCGAGGGCTTCCTGCACTTCAAGTCCTTCCTCAAGCGCTTTCTTCAGGTGGCGCTGGGGGGCGACACCCCGGTAAATGTGGGCGTGGCCCAGTACAGCAGCCAGGTGACGATGGAGGCGAAGGTGGGCGAGTACCGCAGCGTGGACGAGCTGCTGCGGGCGGTGGAGGCCACGGCCTACggacgcggcggcggcggcgacccTCACACGGGTGCGGCGCTGCAGTACGTCACGCGGCACGGGTTCACGAGCCGTCCCGTGTTCGCCGACGTGCAGGACGACCTGCCCCGGGTCGTGGTGCTGCTCTCGGGCTCCCCGTCCGCCGACCCCGTGGACGAGCCGGCCAGGTACGCTCGAGACCGCGAGATCTTCCTCGTGGCGGTGGGACCCGAGGCGCTGAAGGCCCAGCTGAGCAACATCACGGGGAACCTGCACCGAACCGTGACCTACAGCGCCCCCGGTGGCCTGGAGGCAAAGATTCCTGAGCTACGAACCAAGATTTGCAGCGTAGACAACCaag GCTGCCCAGGTCAGGCTCTCGACCTGGTCATGGTTCTGGATGCATCGGCCGCTGTGGGACGGGACAACTTCGCACGCCTGCGGGACTTTGTGAGGAGCGTCTCTGTGCAGTTTGACATCAACCGCGATGTGGCCCAGATCGGCCTGGTGGCGTACGGCCGCATGCCTGTGACGGCGTTTGACCTGGACACCCACGCCTCGGGGGCGGCGGTGCTGCGAGCTGTGGGAGATGTGCCGTACCTGGGCGGGGCTTCGTCCACAGGCAGCGCCCTGCTGCACGTCCACAGTGAGACCCTCACCGTGTCCCGAGGAGCGCGGCCCGGCGTCAACAAGGCCGTCGTGGTCGTCACGGATGGGGCCGGAGCCGAAGACGCTCTGGTTCCGGCACAGAAGATACGGGACAACGGCGTTTCCATCTTCGTCGTCGGCATTGGGGACGTCCAGAGGGACAGTCTGCTGCGCATCGCTGGCTCCGTGGGCCGCATGGTGTCCGTGGCGTCCTACGAGGACCTGCAGTACTTCGATGAGGAGCTCGTGCAGATGTTGTGTGCAG ATGCCAAGCGACCCGTGGATCTGTGCAGGCCCAACCCATGCATGAATGACGGGATCTGCATCCTCCTGCGGGGCAGCTACCACTGCGAGTGCCGGGGCTGGGAGGGGCCGCACTGCGAGTACCGTGAGTTCCCTGCTCAGCGACCCCCACCTGCTGGCGCCCGATGCTCAGTGCTGGAGTTACACACGCGGTGCTGGTGTGCGTTCGCAGGTTCTGCTCGGCCTCCGACCCGAGGTGACCTCCCGCGGCCCGCGAGCCTCAGACGCTCCCAGTGGAAGAGCCATAAAGAGCTGCGGATGCAGCGCAGAGCCGCGCGCCACCGAGGACACGCGCACGCCGCGCACGCTGACACACACCGTTAA